From Cellulomonas oligotrophica, a single genomic window includes:
- a CDS encoding DUF885 domain-containing protein → MPVTILPSTPVRQATPVDAVADAHVAAAARLNPVEATHAGVPGHDRELPDHSPDGWAARDDQRRSTLLALEGLSPADEVDEVTLAAMRFALRTEIDLHAAGEDERRLNNISSPSQQVASVFDLMPTATVQDWDDIAARLRAVPASLGGYVTSLRESAAHGRTAAVRQVHAVAEQARELADPQASAFTRLVAGSTGVVGDDGALRADLDRAVAGAREAYGELARFLEQELAPQAPVEDAVGRDRYTLWSRHFLGAGVDLDETYAWGLAELERVVAEQRELAAQIAGPGASVADAVAALDADPARRLTGTAALQAWMQATSDEAVAVLDGTHFEIPEPVRTLECRIAPSSSGAIYYTGPSDDFSRPGRMWWSVPADVTEFSTWRERTTVYHEGVPGHHLQIAQAVHERATLNSWRRLGAWTSGHGEGWALYAERLMADLGFLDDPGDRLGMLDGQALRAARVVFDLGIHLGLPAPAAWGGTWTPDTGWDFLRAHVNMAESFVRFEHTRYLGWPGQAPSYKVGQRLWEQARDAAAASAAASGQPFDLRDFHARALRLGSVPLEVLPSALGV, encoded by the coding sequence CTGCCGGTGACCATCCTCCCCTCCACCCCCGTGCGGCAGGCCACGCCGGTCGACGCCGTCGCCGACGCGCACGTCGCCGCCGCTGCCCGCCTCAACCCCGTCGAGGCCACCCACGCCGGCGTGCCCGGGCACGACCGCGAGCTGCCCGACCACTCCCCCGACGGCTGGGCCGCCCGCGACGACCAGCGCCGCTCGACCCTCCTGGCACTGGAGGGTCTGAGCCCGGCGGACGAGGTCGACGAGGTCACGCTCGCGGCGATGCGGTTCGCGCTGCGCACCGAGATCGACCTGCACGCGGCCGGCGAGGACGAGCGCCGGCTGAACAACATCTCCTCCCCGTCGCAGCAGGTCGCGTCGGTGTTCGACCTGATGCCGACGGCGACGGTGCAGGACTGGGACGACATCGCCGCACGCCTGCGCGCGGTGCCGGCGTCGCTGGGCGGCTACGTGACGTCGCTGCGGGAGTCCGCCGCGCACGGCCGCACCGCCGCGGTGCGCCAGGTGCACGCGGTCGCGGAGCAGGCGCGCGAGCTGGCCGACCCGCAGGCGTCCGCGTTCACGCGCCTCGTGGCGGGCAGCACGGGCGTGGTGGGCGACGACGGCGCGCTGCGTGCCGACCTGGACCGGGCCGTGGCGGGGGCGCGCGAGGCGTACGGCGAGCTCGCCCGGTTCCTCGAGCAGGAGCTCGCCCCGCAGGCACCGGTCGAGGACGCCGTCGGCCGGGACCGGTACACGCTGTGGTCCCGGCACTTCCTCGGGGCAGGCGTCGACCTCGACGAGACGTACGCGTGGGGCCTGGCCGAGCTGGAGCGCGTCGTGGCCGAGCAGCGCGAGCTCGCCGCGCAGATCGCCGGCCCGGGGGCGAGCGTCGCCGACGCCGTGGCCGCGCTCGACGCGGACCCGGCGCGACGCCTGACGGGGACCGCGGCGCTGCAGGCGTGGATGCAGGCGACGTCGGACGAGGCCGTCGCGGTCCTCGACGGCACGCACTTCGAGATCCCCGAGCCCGTGCGCACCCTGGAGTGCCGGATCGCCCCGTCGAGCTCGGGCGCGATCTACTACACGGGCCCGTCGGACGACTTCAGCCGCCCGGGCCGCATGTGGTGGTCGGTGCCGGCGGACGTGACGGAGTTCAGCACGTGGCGCGAGCGCACGACCGTCTACCACGAGGGCGTCCCGGGCCACCACCTGCAGATCGCCCAGGCGGTGCACGAGCGGGCGACGCTGAACTCGTGGCGCCGGCTGGGGGCGTGGACGTCGGGGCACGGCGAGGGCTGGGCGCTGTACGCCGAGCGCCTCATGGCCGACCTCGGGTTCCTCGACGACCCGGGCGACCGGCTCGGCATGCTCGACGGGCAGGCGCTGCGCGCGGCCCGCGTGGTGTTCGACCTCGGCATCCACCTGGGCCTGCCCGCACCGGCGGCGTGGGGCGGGACGTGGACGCCGGACACCGGCTGGGACTTCCTGCGGGCGCACGTGAACATGGCGGAGTCGTTCGTGCGGTTCGAGCACACCCGGTACCTGGGCTGGCCCGGGCAGGCACCGTCGTACAAGGTCGGGCAGCGCCTGTGGGAGCAGGCCCGCGACGCCGCGGCCGCGTCGGCGGCGGCGTCCGGGCAGCCGTTCGACCTGCGGGACTTCCACGCCCGCGCGCTGCGGCTGGGGTCGGTGCCGCTCGAGGTGCTGCCCTCCGCGCTGGGCGTCTGA
- a CDS encoding acyl-CoA carboxylase epsilon subunit produces the protein MSDEQPHVHVVRGAPDDVELAALVAGLVAASHGRTPAEDDGPPDRSARARWVAPGRLRGTAPLPRGRDAWRWSLHP, from the coding sequence GTGAGCGACGAGCAGCCGCACGTGCACGTGGTGCGCGGGGCGCCGGACGACGTCGAGCTCGCGGCGCTCGTCGCCGGCCTCGTCGCTGCCTCGCACGGACGCACCCCGGCCGAGGACGACGGGCCTCCGGACCGCTCGGCCCGGGCCCGCTGGGTCGCGCCCGGCCGCCTGCGGGGCACCGCGCCGCTGCCCCGCGGCAGGGACGCGTGGCGCTGGTCGCTGCACCCCTGA
- a CDS encoding acyl-CoA carboxylase subunit beta — translation MPTPPAGQHGPGCARGRGRVTSSLGRVTPTDPVPPTSAPQAVARTTAARLADLHARRAAAVDAAEEVAAAKQHARGKKTARERIDQLLDPGSFTEVDAFVQHRSTNFGLEKKRVAGDGVVVGHGTVDGRPVAVHAQDFTVFGGSLGEVHGQKIAKVMDLALRTGVPLVGISDGGGARIQEGVAGLTQFAEIFRRNVAASGVIPQISLILGPSAGGAVYSPALTDFIVMADGTSNMFITGPDVIRTVTGEDVGFEELGGATTHSTRSGVAHYMASDEDDAIDWVRTLLAYLPSNNMAEPPSYHHDVEPEVTEDDLVLDTLVPDSDNQPYDMHTVLEQVLDDGSLLEVQALYAQNVVVGFGHVEGHPVGVVANQPTHMAGTLDINAAEKAARFVRTCDAFGIPVLTFVDVPGFLPGTDQEWNGIIRRGAKLIYAYAEATVPLVTVITRKAYGGAYIVMGSKQLGADVNLAWPTAQIAVMGAGGAVNILQRGALKAVAEAGGDVEAERARLTAEYEDAIVHPWEAAERGYVDAVIAPSETRVQIVRALRLLRTKRAALPPKKHGNIPL, via the coding sequence ATGCCCACACCCCCGGCCGGGCAACACGGTCCGGGGTGTGCACGCGGGCGGGGGCGGGTGACGTCTAGCCTCGGTCGGGTGACCCCGACCGACCCCGTGCCCCCGACCTCCGCGCCGCAGGCCGTCGCGCGCACGACCGCCGCACGGCTGGCGGACCTGCACGCACGCCGCGCGGCCGCCGTGGACGCCGCCGAGGAGGTGGCCGCGGCCAAGCAGCACGCGCGCGGCAAGAAGACCGCGCGCGAGCGGATCGACCAGCTCCTCGACCCGGGCTCGTTCACGGAGGTCGACGCGTTCGTCCAGCACCGCTCGACGAACTTCGGGCTGGAGAAGAAGCGGGTCGCGGGCGACGGCGTCGTCGTCGGGCACGGCACGGTCGACGGCCGGCCGGTGGCGGTGCACGCGCAGGACTTCACGGTCTTCGGGGGCAGCCTGGGCGAGGTGCACGGGCAGAAGATCGCCAAGGTCATGGACCTGGCGCTGCGCACGGGCGTGCCGCTCGTGGGGATCAGCGACGGCGGCGGCGCGCGCATCCAGGAGGGTGTCGCGGGGCTGACGCAGTTCGCGGAGATCTTCCGCCGCAACGTGGCCGCGTCGGGCGTGATCCCCCAGATCAGCCTGATCCTCGGGCCGTCGGCGGGCGGCGCGGTGTACTCCCCCGCGCTGACGGACTTCATCGTCATGGCCGACGGCACGTCGAACATGTTCATCACGGGCCCGGACGTGATCCGCACGGTCACCGGCGAGGACGTGGGCTTCGAGGAGCTCGGCGGGGCGACGACGCACAGCACCCGCTCGGGCGTCGCGCACTACATGGCCAGCGACGAGGACGACGCGATCGACTGGGTGCGCACGCTGCTGGCGTACCTGCCGTCGAACAACATGGCCGAGCCGCCGTCGTACCACCACGACGTCGAGCCGGAGGTCACCGAGGACGACCTGGTGCTGGACACGCTGGTGCCGGACTCGGACAACCAGCCGTACGACATGCACACGGTGCTGGAGCAGGTGCTCGACGACGGGAGCCTGCTGGAGGTGCAGGCGCTGTACGCGCAGAACGTCGTCGTCGGGTTCGGGCACGTCGAGGGCCACCCGGTGGGCGTGGTCGCGAACCAGCCGACGCACATGGCGGGCACGCTCGACATCAACGCGGCCGAGAAGGCGGCGCGGTTCGTGCGCACGTGCGACGCGTTCGGCATCCCCGTGCTGACGTTCGTCGACGTGCCGGGGTTCCTGCCGGGCACGGACCAGGAGTGGAACGGCATCATCCGGCGCGGTGCCAAGCTCATCTACGCGTACGCCGAGGCCACGGTCCCGCTGGTCACGGTGATCACGCGCAAGGCGTACGGCGGTGCGTACATCGTCATGGGCTCCAAGCAGCTGGGGGCCGACGTGAACCTGGCGTGGCCGACCGCGCAGATCGCGGTGATGGGTGCCGGCGGCGCGGTGAACATCCTGCAGCGCGGGGCGCTCAAGGCCGTCGCGGAGGCCGGCGGCGACGTCGAGGCCGAGCGCGCACGCCTGACCGCGGAGTACGAGGACGCGATCGTGCACCCGTGGGAGGCTGCCGAGCGCGGGTACGTGGACGCGGTGATCGCCCCGTCCGAGACGCGCGTGCAGATCGTGCGGGCGCTGCGGCTGCTGCGCACCAAGCGTGCGGCGCTGCCACCGAAGAAGCACGGGAACATCCCGCTGTGA
- a CDS encoding biotin--[acetyl-CoA-carboxylase] ligase, protein MTSERAPLEVAALRAMLLAPAGPLARLDVVDATPSTNADVVAALRADPAGWPHGSVLVAEHQTAGRGRAGRGWSTPPRAALTCTFVARPRSAPATFGWLPLLAGLGAVRALRATAGVPAVLKWPNDVLVDLGPGAPDLPGWGTARKVAGILAEAVDADGPAVAVGIGVNVDQRADELPVPTATSLALAGAHDVDRTTVLVALVSALDDVSRRWAQAEGDAVGSGLADDVAAVCATLGREVDVELPDGSTLTGTARGLADDGALEVEVDGTVRTVHAGDVRHVRSAPPQARDEPLRDKQVPGA, encoded by the coding sequence ATGACGAGCGAGCGAGCGCCCCTGGAGGTCGCGGCGCTGCGGGCGATGCTGCTCGCACCCGCCGGGCCTCTCGCCCGGCTCGACGTGGTCGACGCGACCCCCTCGACCAACGCCGACGTCGTGGCCGCCCTGCGCGCCGACCCCGCGGGCTGGCCGCACGGGTCGGTGCTGGTCGCCGAGCACCAGACCGCCGGCCGCGGGCGGGCGGGCCGCGGCTGGAGCACCCCGCCCCGGGCCGCGCTGACCTGCACGTTCGTCGCCCGCCCCCGCTCAGCGCCGGCCACCTTCGGCTGGCTCCCGCTGCTCGCCGGGCTCGGGGCCGTCCGGGCCCTGAGGGCCACCGCCGGCGTGCCCGCCGTGCTCAAGTGGCCCAACGACGTCCTCGTCGACCTCGGCCCCGGGGCGCCGGACCTGCCCGGCTGGGGCACCGCGCGCAAGGTCGCCGGGATCCTCGCCGAGGCCGTCGACGCCGACGGTCCCGCCGTGGCCGTCGGGATCGGCGTCAACGTCGACCAGCGCGCCGACGAGCTGCCCGTGCCCACCGCCACGTCGCTCGCGCTCGCGGGCGCCCACGACGTCGACCGGACCACGGTGCTGGTCGCCCTCGTCTCCGCGCTCGACGACGTCTCGCGCCGCTGGGCCCAGGCCGAGGGCGACGCCGTCGGCTCGGGCCTCGCCGACGACGTCGCCGCCGTGTGCGCGACGCTCGGCCGCGAGGTCGACGTCGAGCTCCCGGACGGCTCCACGCTGACCGGGACGGCGCGCGGGCTGGCCGACGACGGCGCCCTCGAGGTCGAGGTCGACGGCACGGTGCGCACCGTGCACGCCGGCGACGTCCGGCACGTGCGCTCCGCCCCGCCGCAGGCCCGGGACGAGCCCTTGCGCGACAAGCAGGTCCCGGGTGCCTGA
- a CDS encoding adenylate/guanylate cyclase domain-containing protein encodes MPGSDDEPLGRPGTGAADASGAPASGTQDDLDTALLGGPRTLTARDVAARHGVEVDRVLLYWRTLGLPAVDPDVRNFTEADAHAFARSVDLSREHGLDLGTVVSLTRALGHTSDRLALWQVEALVEDMAVRYELDDTTARLLVLDRLEELAPVLEAQLVHSWRRQLASIAARYGAEFGDVRGTASDPARLPLARAVGFADMVSFTRRTAGLGSTDLSDFVQRFEAAARDVVAGLGGRVVKTIGDAVLFIADDAATGALIAVGLADAFGGSIDLEAESAPGGLVEGARGVTPVRVGLVWGRVLSRFGDVFGPSVNVAARLTDTAEPSSVLTDPATAQVLAHDPRFTLTAQGERDLAGVGRLEPYRLERAPGVPHELEGLTWSLRPPLAGGR; translated from the coding sequence GTGCCTGGAAGCGACGACGAGCCCCTCGGTCGGCCCGGGACCGGTGCCGCCGACGCGTCCGGCGCCCCGGCGTCCGGCACGCAGGACGACCTCGACACCGCGCTGCTCGGGGGCCCGCGCACGCTCACCGCGCGCGACGTGGCCGCCCGGCACGGCGTCGAGGTCGACCGCGTCCTGCTCTACTGGCGCACCCTCGGGCTGCCGGCCGTCGACCCCGACGTCCGCAACTTCACCGAGGCCGACGCGCACGCCTTCGCCCGGTCCGTCGACCTGTCGCGCGAGCACGGCCTCGACCTGGGCACGGTCGTCAGCCTGACCCGTGCCCTCGGGCACACCTCCGACCGCCTCGCCCTGTGGCAGGTCGAGGCCCTCGTCGAGGACATGGCGGTGCGCTACGAGCTCGACGACACCACCGCCCGGCTGCTCGTCCTCGACCGGCTCGAGGAGCTCGCCCCCGTGCTCGAGGCCCAGCTCGTGCACTCCTGGCGGCGTCAGCTCGCGTCGATCGCCGCCCGCTACGGCGCCGAGTTCGGCGACGTGCGGGGCACCGCGAGCGACCCCGCGCGCCTTCCCCTGGCCCGCGCCGTCGGGTTCGCCGACATGGTCTCGTTCACGCGCCGCACCGCCGGCCTCGGGTCCACGGACCTGTCGGACTTCGTGCAGCGCTTCGAGGCCGCGGCCCGCGACGTCGTCGCCGGGCTCGGCGGTCGTGTCGTGAAGACCATCGGCGACGCCGTGCTGTTCATCGCCGACGACGCCGCGACCGGTGCGCTCATCGCCGTCGGCCTCGCCGACGCGTTCGGCGGCTCCATCGACCTCGAGGCCGAGAGCGCACCCGGCGGCCTCGTCGAGGGTGCCCGCGGGGTCACCCCCGTGCGCGTCGGGCTGGTGTGGGGGCGCGTGCTGTCCCGGTTCGGCGACGTGTTCGGCCCCAGCGTCAACGTCGCCGCGCGTCTGACGGACACCGCCGAGCCGAGCTCGGTGCTCACCGACCCCGCGACGGCGCAGGTGCTCGCGCACGACCCGCGCTTCACCCTGACCGCGCAGGGCGAGCGCGACCTCGCCGGCGTCGGACGCCTCGAGCCCTACCGCCTCGAGCGCGCCCCGGGCGTGCCCCACGAGCTCGAGGGCCTGACCTGGTCCCTGCGCCCCCCGCTGGCCGGCGGCCGCTGA
- a CDS encoding SOS response-associated peptidase: MCGRYASFREDQALADEFAVAVVADDVRLLPPSWNVAPTDGVRIVVERADQATGEITRQLRVARWGLVPSWAKDPSVGARMINARVETLAQKPAFARPLATRRALLPADGYYEWQAAPPPATGGKGRTPKQPFFLSPADGSVAALAGLYEFWRDPSKDDDDPARWLVSATVVTRAATGPLAAIHDRRPVLLPHDVHDAWLDPATGADAARAILDVPPPALVATPVSTRVNAVANDGPELLDRVEPAPWAYGAAGG; the protein is encoded by the coding sequence ATGTGCGGTCGCTACGCGTCGTTCCGGGAGGACCAGGCCCTCGCCGACGAGTTCGCCGTCGCCGTGGTCGCGGACGACGTGCGGCTGCTGCCGCCGTCGTGGAACGTGGCACCGACCGACGGCGTGCGGATCGTCGTCGAGCGCGCCGACCAGGCGACCGGGGAGATCACGCGGCAGCTGCGCGTGGCCCGGTGGGGCCTGGTGCCGTCGTGGGCGAAGGACCCGTCGGTGGGGGCCCGGATGATCAACGCCCGCGTCGAGACGCTGGCGCAGAAGCCGGCGTTCGCCCGCCCCCTGGCGACGCGGCGGGCCCTGCTGCCGGCGGACGGCTACTACGAGTGGCAGGCCGCTCCCCCGCCGGCGACGGGCGGGAAGGGCCGCACGCCGAAGCAGCCGTTCTTCCTCTCGCCCGCGGACGGCTCGGTCGCGGCGCTCGCCGGGCTGTACGAGTTCTGGCGCGACCCGTCCAAGGACGACGACGACCCGGCGCGCTGGCTCGTGTCGGCGACGGTCGTGACCCGCGCGGCGACGGGCCCGCTCGCCGCGATCCACGACCGCCGTCCCGTGCTGCTGCCGCACGACGTGCACGACGCGTGGCTCGACCCGGCGACCGGTGCGGACGCGGCCCGGGCGATCCTCGACGTCCCACCCCCCGCACTCGTGGCCACGCCCGTCTCGACCCGCGTCAACGCGGTCGCGAACGACGGCCCCGAGCTGCTCGACCGGGTCGAGCCCGCTCCCTGGGCGTACGGCGCCGCCGGAGGCTGA
- a CDS encoding multidrug effflux MFS transporter: protein MTSAPPPAARPEPTAVDPAAASVTPPSTPADAPRATYRPDARYVLLLGTMAALPAVSTDIYLPSLPEVAADLGTSATAAQLTMTGMLVGGAVGQLVIGPLSDRFGRRRPVLVGVALHVVTSLLCALVGAIGPLIALRVAQGFFNASATVVAMALIRDRFVGSDASRLMSRLMLVIGVAPLFAPSVGGLIAGQAGWRAVFVALAVFGVALWVLVLLKMPETLPPERRRPGGVRTALAGYAALLRDRHFVALAVMPGLAMAVLMSYVVASPFVLREGYGLSEQEFAIVFAVNGVGLVLGAQVNAALVRRVAPIRILRVAQVVTVVLTGVLLVVALTGAGGMWGLLAVLWLVLTLVNLAPPNASAVALSRHGAVAGTAAAFIGSLQAGVAGVVSPVSGLLGGDAVAMAVVMFAAGVVGLLVLALATPAFRRGGAWTRL from the coding sequence ATGACGAGCGCACCACCCCCCGCCGCACGCCCCGAACCGACGGCCGTCGACCCGGCCGCCGCCTCCGTGACGCCCCCCTCGACCCCCGCGGACGCACCCCGCGCCACCTACCGCCCCGACGCCCGGTACGTCCTGCTGCTCGGCACGATGGCGGCCCTGCCCGCGGTGTCCACCGACATCTACCTGCCGTCGCTGCCCGAGGTCGCCGCGGACCTCGGCACGTCGGCCACCGCCGCGCAGCTCACCATGACGGGCATGCTCGTGGGCGGCGCCGTCGGCCAGCTCGTGATCGGCCCGCTGTCCGACCGGTTCGGCCGTCGCCGGCCCGTGCTCGTCGGCGTGGCTCTGCACGTCGTCACCTCGCTGCTGTGCGCGCTGGTCGGCGCCATCGGCCCCCTGATCGCGCTGCGCGTGGCCCAGGGCTTCTTCAACGCGTCCGCCACGGTCGTGGCCATGGCGCTGATCCGCGACCGGTTCGTGGGCTCCGACGCGTCCCGTCTCATGTCGCGCCTCATGCTCGTCATCGGCGTCGCGCCCCTCTTCGCCCCGTCCGTCGGCGGGCTGATCGCCGGGCAGGCCGGCTGGCGCGCCGTCTTCGTCGCCCTCGCCGTCTTCGGCGTCGCCCTGTGGGTGCTCGTGCTGCTCAAGATGCCCGAGACCCTGCCGCCCGAGCGCCGCCGCCCCGGCGGGGTGCGCACCGCGCTCGCGGGGTACGCCGCGCTGCTGCGCGACCGGCACTTCGTCGCGCTGGCCGTCATGCCGGGCCTGGCGATGGCCGTCCTCATGAGCTACGTCGTCGCCTCGCCCTTCGTGCTGCGCGAGGGCTACGGCCTCAGCGAGCAGGAGTTCGCGATCGTCTTCGCGGTCAACGGCGTCGGGCTCGTGCTCGGGGCGCAGGTCAACGCCGCGCTCGTGCGACGGGTCGCGCCCATCCGGATCCTGCGGGTCGCGCAGGTGGTCACCGTCGTTCTCACCGGCGTGCTGCTGGTCGTCGCGCTCACCGGGGCCGGCGGGATGTGGGGGCTGCTCGCGGTGCTGTGGCTCGTCCTCACCCTGGTGAACCTGGCGCCGCCCAACGCCTCCGCGGTCGCGCTCAGCCGCCACGGGGCGGTCGCCGGGACGGCCGCGGCGTTCATCGGCTCGTTGCAGGCCGGGGTCGCCGGCGTGGTCAGCCCGGTCTCGGGCCTGCTCGGCGGCGACGCGGTCGCGATGGCGGTGGTGATGTTCGCCGCCGGCGTCGTGGGGCTGCTCGTGCTCGCCCTGGCCACACCCGCGTTCCGTCGCGGGGGCGCCTGGACCCGGCTCTGA